The Deltaproteobacteria bacterium CG11_big_fil_rev_8_21_14_0_20_42_23 genome contains a region encoding:
- a CDS encoding transcriptional regulator, with product MSRMHKEKLLFIKMIRDERVIRHLNQETLAHILNVTQSIISKNESGDRQMDFLELRNFCMALGIKLDVFVKKFEKELRKLKNQ from the coding sequence ATGTCTAGAATGCATAAAGAAAAACTTCTCTTTATAAAAATGATTCGGGATGAGCGTGTAATAAGACATTTAAACCAAGAAACACTGGCTCATATACTAAATGTCACCCAATCAATCATTAGTAAGAACGAGAGTGGAGACAGACAGATGGATTTCCTGGAATTAAGAAACTTCTGCATGGCTTTAGGCATAAAATTAGATGTGTTTGTAAAAAAATTTGAAAAAGAACTCAGAAAATTAAAAAACCAATGA